A stretch of the Leptospiraceae bacterium genome encodes the following:
- the dusA gene encoding tRNA dihydrouridine(20/20a) synthase DusA: MQSIPVLTQPLSIAPMMDWTDRYYRYLMRLITRKTLLYTEMVTTPALLHGNRKNFLQFNKFEKPLVLQLGGDNPSELMFAARLAEEWGYSGINLNVGCPSDRVQNGNFGACLMANPHLVGECLLSMQNVVKIPVSIKHRIGIDGYETYQDLQNFVSLVSSYGCKHFIIHARVAILKGLSPLENRTIPPLRYEDVYKIKKEFPDLQIDINGGIRDFTTAKKQLKFVDSVMIGREAYENPFLFEKADSTFFGEEYKPKKRKQILEELSFYLQEEVGKGQKPSAILRHCLNLYKGVSGSKQYKRFLTENMYKNQGIEFFKDLLKELPEEI, from the coding sequence ATGCAATCCATTCCTGTCTTAACTCAACCTCTCAGTATAGCACCTATGATGGATTGGACAGATAGATACTACCGTTACCTGATGAGGTTAATTACAAGAAAAACCCTTCTCTATACAGAAATGGTAACAACACCTGCTCTTTTGCACGGTAACAGAAAAAACTTCCTTCAATTCAATAAATTCGAAAAACCTCTTGTCTTACAATTAGGAGGAGATAATCCTTCTGAGCTTATGTTTGCCGCCAGGCTTGCAGAAGAATGGGGCTATTCCGGGATCAATTTAAATGTGGGCTGTCCGAGCGATAGGGTTCAAAATGGTAATTTTGGAGCCTGCCTTATGGCCAATCCGCATCTGGTAGGAGAATGCCTACTAAGCATGCAAAATGTCGTAAAGATTCCCGTAAGCATAAAACACCGCATCGGTATTGATGGCTATGAAACCTACCAAGACTTGCAGAATTTTGTATCCCTTGTCTCTTCTTATGGATGTAAGCATTTTATAATACACGCAAGAGTTGCTATTTTAAAAGGCCTTTCTCCTCTTGAAAATCGGACAATTCCTCCGCTTCGCTATGAAGATGTTTATAAAATAAAAAAGGAGTTTCCGGATTTACAGATAGATATAAATGGTGGAATCAGAGATTTTACTACAGCAAAAAAACAGCTAAAATTTGTAGATTCTGTTATGATAGGAAGAGAAGCCTATGAAAATCCATTCCTATTCGAGAAGGCTGATTCTACTTTTTTTGGAGAGGAATATAAACCTAAAAAGAGAAAACAAATTTTAGAAGAGCTTTCCTTTTACCTTCAAGAAGAGGTAGGGAAAGGTCAAAAACCATCTGCCATTCTTCGACATTGCTTAAACCTCTATAAGGGTGTTTCCGGTTCAAAACAGTACAAAAGGTTTCTAACAGAAAATATGTATAAGAATCAGGGTATAGAGTTTTTTAAAGATTTACTCAAAGAACTTCCGGAGGAAATTTAA